The Nitrosospira multiformis ATCC 25196 region GGGTGCCGGGTATACCTGGATGCACACTGGGGGCGAGATACGGAGCAGGACGCGCGCTGCATGGTTGCGGAACTGGAAAACGATGAAACCTGGGTCATCGATTTCAGGCGCCGGATGACCTATCGCAAGGAACCCGGCAGCTCGACGGGTCCTTTGCCTGCGGACGGCCACACGCTTCCGTTTCCCATGCAACGGATACAGGAAGATACGTTGAGCCTGCAACTCGCGGCCTTCCTCGATGCCTGCCGCAACCGTTCACTACCCCGGGTTACGCCGGCGGAAGGCAATGCTGCCCTGGAGCTGGCGCACTGCATCCGGCAGCAGATACTCAGGCCCTGCCCGTGATCGTCCCGCAACTCGATCTCGCGCAGGAGTATCAGCAGCTGCGTGCGGAAATCGACGCTGCTGTGCAGCGGGTGTTTTTGAAAGGCGCATTTATCGACAGCGCAGAAAACGCGGTACTGGAACACGAGCTTGCGGAATACATCGGCGCTGCTGAAGTCATCTGCGTCAATTCTGGCACCGACGCGCTGCTGCTCTCCCTCAAGGCATTGGGAATAGGAGCGGGCGATGACGTAATCGTGCCCGCCTTCACCTTCTTTGCAACGGCAGAGGCGGTAAGCCTCGCGGGAGCGCGCCCCTGTTTTGCCGACTGTGCACCCGGCCAATACAATATTGATGCGAGCAGCGTGGGGCAGGCGTTGACGCCGCGGACAAGAGCCGTCATCGCCGTCCATCTTTTCGGGCAGCCGGTCGATTTAAAGCCGTTACAGGAATTCTGCGCAAGCCACAACTTGTGGTTGATCGAGGATGCGGCCCAAGCAATCGGCGCGCGCTATCACGACCAGGGTATCGGATCCTTCGGTATCACCGGCGCCTTCAGCTTCTACCCCACAAAAAACCTAGGCACTTATGGCGACGGTGGAGCGATTGCCTGTAGCGATCCCGAGCTTGCGTCGCGATTGCGACGCCTTCGAAATCACGGACGGCAGGACCGCTACCAGCACACGGAAATCGGCTTCAACAGCCGTCTCGACGAACTCCAGGCAGCAATATTGAAGGTCAAGCTTGCCTATCTGGATGACTGGAATGCGCAACGCCGCCAGCTCGCCACGCTCTACCAGCAAGCTCTGCAAAATACGGAATGCAACTGGCCGACAGTCCCTGAAGGCATTGTTCCCGTCCACCATCAGTTCGTAATTACCCATCCGCAGCGCGACGCGCTGCAACTGTTTCTGGCAGAACACAATATTT contains the following coding sequences:
- a CDS encoding DegT/DnrJ/EryC1/StrS family aminotransferase is translated as MIVPQLDLAQEYQQLRAEIDAAVQRVFLKGAFIDSAENAVLEHELAEYIGAAEVICVNSGTDALLLSLKALGIGAGDDVIVPAFTFFATAEAVSLAGARPCFADCAPGQYNIDASSVGQALTPRTRAVIAVHLFGQPVDLKPLQEFCASHNLWLIEDAAQAIGARYHDQGIGSFGITGAFSFYPTKNLGTYGDGGAIACSDPELASRLRRLRNHGRQDRYQHTEIGFNSRLDELQAAILKVKLAYLDDWNAQRRQLATLYQQALQNTECNWPTVPEGIVPVHHQFVITHPQRDALQLFLAEHNISTAVFYPIPCHLQPAFSESHAGVSLPLAERLADQVLALPIYPALPPEAVRHIGELIQDFEHVEHGKGKSP